The Pricia mediterranea genome includes a window with the following:
- a CDS encoding carbohydrate binding family 9 domain-containing protein has protein sequence MSFPKIFVLFFVGSLSWISAASQDLANNIPISKRPVMTATALENNPEIDGDVLNDAVWQGVPVFGDLTQVQPNFGRPASEKTEIRIGYTTETFYLSVVCYDKRPDKLVVSDARRDANLDNTDAFIFILDTYKDGQNGFVFGTNSIGIEYDAQVDNEGQGNNNVNRQQTGTIGGFNLNWDGSWEVKTEVGDYGWSAEFAIPLRTLRFQPGDWGINFRRNIRKTNEIAYWSPLPVSFNLNRLSLAGTLTGLELRTPGNLKVIPYVLGQLSRDFTAVDSKSDFRFEAGGDVKYSITPSLTLDLTYNTDFAQVEVDEQQVNLDRFNLFFPEKRPFFLENAGLFSVGSPGEVDLFFSRRIGIGDDGTSVPIIGGARLSGKVGRTNVGMLTMFTEDVEEAAIEENNFTVGRVNHEFKGRSALGAMWVSKKGLQTDDNFNRTLAIDGKWGLGRKARLSGFYARSADAKESTDGHAFQLKGDYKWNNWEARAAYTEVGQGFNPEVGFLLRPSFRKPEGFLMYHLRPKNEDAKILEYRPHVSYQGYWNFDGFLETGFLHVDNHWEFKNGLEIHTGVNFTTEGVLEPFEISQGVTVAPGTYRHAEAALVFFTNQSKPVSVNIRSNTGGSFGGTRSVNTATLRLRAGDKFNAAFTYLYNRFDLPGGDFTANVFRSQISYSFKPNIYLQGLVQNNTVDKLWAFNFRFGWLQRANTGLFVVYNHNLLDGGPLNNSFIIKYTRMFDLLK, from the coding sequence CAACAATATACCTATAAGCAAGCGTCCGGTGATGACCGCAACGGCGCTAGAAAATAATCCCGAAATCGACGGCGATGTCCTGAACGACGCCGTTTGGCAGGGAGTCCCGGTATTCGGTGACCTGACCCAAGTGCAGCCGAATTTTGGTAGGCCGGCCAGTGAGAAGACCGAGATCAGGATAGGCTATACCACCGAGACGTTCTACCTGTCTGTGGTCTGCTATGATAAACGGCCCGATAAACTGGTGGTCTCCGATGCACGTCGCGATGCCAATCTGGACAATACCGATGCCTTCATCTTTATTTTGGACACCTATAAAGATGGCCAGAACGGTTTCGTATTCGGCACGAACTCCATCGGGATCGAATACGATGCGCAGGTCGATAATGAGGGGCAGGGCAATAACAACGTTAACCGGCAACAGACCGGTACCATTGGCGGATTCAATTTGAACTGGGACGGCTCTTGGGAGGTCAAGACCGAAGTAGGCGACTACGGATGGAGCGCCGAGTTCGCCATTCCCCTGCGTACCTTGCGCTTTCAGCCGGGGGACTGGGGCATCAATTTTCGCAGGAATATTCGGAAGACCAATGAAATCGCCTATTGGTCGCCGCTGCCCGTCAGTTTTAACCTGAACCGACTCTCCTTGGCGGGTACCTTGACGGGATTGGAATTGCGGACGCCCGGTAATTTAAAGGTAATACCCTATGTGCTCGGCCAACTTTCAAGGGATTTCACGGCGGTAGATTCGAAATCGGACTTCAGGTTCGAGGCCGGGGGCGATGTCAAATACAGCATTACCCCGAGCCTGACGCTCGACCTGACCTATAATACCGATTTCGCCCAGGTCGAGGTCGACGAACAACAGGTAAACCTGGATCGCTTTAACCTTTTCTTTCCCGAAAAAAGACCGTTTTTTCTTGAGAATGCGGGACTCTTCAGTGTGGGGAGTCCGGGGGAGGTCGACCTGTTCTTCAGCCGTCGTATCGGTATCGGAGATGACGGTACTAGCGTACCCATCATCGGCGGTGCCAGATTGTCCGGAAAGGTGGGTCGCACCAACGTCGGGATGTTGACCATGTTCACCGAGGATGTGGAGGAGGCGGCCATTGAAGAAAACAACTTTACCGTAGGCCGGGTCAACCACGAATTTAAGGGAAGGTCGGCACTAGGAGCCATGTGGGTGTCGAAAAAAGGCCTCCAAACCGACGACAATTTTAACCGTACCCTCGCCATCGACGGGAAATGGGGGTTGGGCCGCAAGGCGAGACTCTCGGGATTCTATGCCCGTTCCGCCGATGCCAAGGAATCCACAGATGGCCACGCCTTTCAACTAAAGGGCGATTACAAATGGAACAACTGGGAGGCAAGGGCCGCCTATACCGAGGTAGGACAAGGCTTTAATCCCGAGGTGGGCTTTTTGCTGCGCCCGTCATTTCGCAAGCCGGAAGGTTTTTTGATGTATCATCTCAGACCCAAAAATGAAGATGCCAAAATTTTGGAATACCGGCCTCACGTATCCTACCAGGGATATTGGAACTTCGATGGTTTTCTCGAAACAGGATTTTTGCACGTCGACAACCATTGGGAGTTCAAAAACGGATTGGAAATCCATACCGGCGTAAACTTTACCACGGAGGGGGTGCTGGAGCCCTTTGAAATTTCGCAGGGGGTCACGGTCGCCCCCGGTACCTATAGGCATGCCGAAGCTGCCCTGGTTTTTTTTACCAATCAGAGCAAACCGGTCTCTGTCAACATCAGGTCGAATACCGGAGGGTCTTTCGGGGGTACCCGATCGGTCAATACGGCCACCTTGCGCCTAAGGGCCGGCGACAAGTTCAACGCCGCTTTCACCTATCTGTACAACCGCTTCGACCTTCCAGGGGGCGACTTTACGGCCAATGTGTTCCGGAGCCAGATCTCGTACTCCTTCAAGCCCAATATCTACTTGCAGGGGTTGGTGCAGAATAACACGGTGGACAAGCTTTGGGCGTTCAACTTCCGTTTTGGGTGGCTGCAGCGCGCCAATACCGGTCTGTTCGTTGTTTATAATCACAATTTGTTGGATGGAGGCCCGCTGAACAACAGCTTTATCATCAAATATACCCGTATGTTCGATTTGTTGAAATAG
- a CDS encoding sulfatase, with protein sequence MKVPKIIFLIMLLAVRGSGQSDISQDKPNVLFIIADDLTATAVSSYGNSVSRTPNIDGLAAEGTRYSRAYSQYPVCGPSRASLLFGYYPNATNTYGYVSGREQVGPARKSLPQLFKDNGYYTARVGKIYHMGVPIDIETGSNGQDDAASWTERFNSPGPEWKAEGVAELVQNNPYGDLPRKGGNVMTIVKAKGDDLVHSDGKTAEKASELIRKHKDNPFFLAVGFVRPHVPFVAPQDYFKPYPYEQTVLPPKVENDWDDIPERGINYVTSVNAQMSEEHEKKAVAAYYASVAYMDAQVGKVLNTLKEEGLADNTIVIFTSDHGFHLGEHRFWMKVSLHEESVRVPLIIKVPGKAPATCESFAELLDLYPTIAELTGLDYSKNLQGKSLASTLDNPERTVRDMAFSVTQGGRSFLVRTDKWAFIQYDEDAGAGMELFDMETDPQQYNNLAHNPHYADVVLEMQVRLKTKLKNVRDNDLGIVYGRRE encoded by the coding sequence ATGAAGGTACCAAAAATCATATTTCTCATAATGCTTCTAGCGGTTCGGGGATCGGGCCAATCGGATATATCCCAAGATAAACCGAACGTACTGTTCATCATCGCCGATGACCTGACGGCCACTGCGGTATCTTCCTACGGGAATTCGGTCAGCCGGACCCCGAATATCGATGGATTGGCGGCCGAGGGCACACGGTATTCTCGGGCCTACTCCCAATATCCGGTGTGCGGGCCGTCGAGGGCTTCACTTCTTTTCGGCTATTATCCCAATGCCACGAATACCTACGGATATGTCAGCGGCAGGGAACAGGTGGGGCCTGCCCGAAAATCACTGCCACAGCTCTTTAAGGATAACGGATACTACACGGCACGGGTCGGCAAAATCTATCATATGGGCGTCCCTATAGATATTGAAACAGGATCGAACGGCCAGGACGATGCCGCCTCTTGGACCGAACGCTTTAACAGTCCCGGGCCAGAATGGAAGGCCGAGGGCGTCGCCGAACTGGTACAGAACAATCCTTACGGCGACCTGCCGCGAAAAGGCGGCAATGTGATGACCATCGTCAAGGCCAAGGGCGACGACCTCGTGCATTCCGATGGAAAAACGGCGGAAAAGGCATCGGAACTGATCAGAAAGCACAAAGATAACCCCTTCTTTTTGGCGGTCGGTTTTGTACGGCCGCACGTGCCCTTCGTAGCACCCCAAGACTATTTCAAACCCTATCCCTATGAACAGACGGTCTTGCCCCCGAAAGTGGAAAACGATTGGGACGACATCCCCGAAAGGGGCATCAACTACGTTACCAGCGTCAACGCCCAAATGTCTGAAGAGCATGAGAAGAAGGCCGTAGCGGCCTACTACGCCTCGGTGGCCTATATGGACGCGCAGGTCGGGAAGGTACTGAACACCCTAAAGGAAGAAGGACTCGCCGACAATACGATCGTCATTTTCACCTCCGACCACGGCTTCCATCTGGGCGAACACCGTTTCTGGATGAAGGTAAGCCTGCACGAGGAATCCGTTCGCGTGCCCCTCATCATCAAAGTGCCAGGGAAAGCACCCGCGACCTGTGAATCTTTCGCTGAACTGTTAGACCTGTACCCGACAATAGCAGAACTGACGGGACTCGATTATTCCAAAAACCTTCAGGGCAAGAGCCTTGCATCCACCTTGGACAACCCGGAGCGTACAGTGCGCGATATGGCCTTTTCGGTAACCCAGGGCGGTCGGTCGTTTTTGGTCCGCACCGACAAATGGGCCTTCATTCAATATGACGAGGATGCCGGGGCGGGCATGGAACTCTTCGATATGGAAACGGACCCGCAACAGTACAATAATCTCGCCCATAACCCCCACTATGCCGATGTGGTTTTGGAGATGCAGGTCCGGCTCAAAACGAAGCTAAAAAATGTGCGGGACAATGATTTGGGCATCGTGTACGGGCGGAGGGAGTGA
- a CDS encoding Gfo/Idh/MocA family protein, translating to MNRRRTFIKKTALAGTAMATLPNLSFGISKLGKQDKLNVGMIGVGLRGTNHMNNLLQRDDVNIAAIADIDDVRVKMALDAISKAGGGKPKTFGKDEKDYLNLLALPEIDAVLIATPWLWHTRMAVDAMQAGKYTGLEVSAANTMEECWDLVNTHEETGSHLMIMENVNYRRDVLAVLNMVKQNVFGEMLHYRCGYQHDLRGVLLNDGKDAYGKGVEFGEKGISESKWRTQHSVLRNADVYPTHGLGPVAEMADINRGNRFLSLTSHATKARGLHNYIVEHGGKDHPNAKVRFKMGDVITSTIETANGETIIVTHDTTLPRPYSLGFRVQGTKGLWEVDGNRIYVEGKSEPHKWEDADPWLKKYDHPLWQKYGEHALGAGHGGMDFFVDHAFVESAKLNVAPPMDAYDAAAWSAVTPLSEASIANNGEPQDFPDFTRGNWIKRKPYDWMKDTY from the coding sequence ATGAATCGACGCAGAACTTTTATCAAAAAAACGGCTTTGGCCGGTACGGCTATGGCGACTTTGCCCAACCTTTCTTTCGGGATTTCAAAGCTAGGAAAGCAGGACAAGTTGAACGTGGGAATGATCGGGGTCGGCTTAAGGGGCACCAACCACATGAACAATCTGTTGCAGCGGGACGATGTGAACATTGCCGCAATCGCCGACATCGATGATGTGAGGGTCAAGATGGCCTTGGATGCGATATCCAAAGCGGGCGGGGGAAAACCCAAGACTTTCGGTAAGGACGAAAAAGACTACCTTAATTTATTGGCCCTTCCGGAAATCGATGCCGTACTCATCGCCACCCCTTGGCTTTGGCACACCCGCATGGCCGTAGATGCCATGCAGGCGGGTAAATATACGGGCCTCGAAGTATCCGCGGCCAATACCATGGAAGAATGTTGGGACCTGGTCAATACCCACGAGGAGACAGGCTCCCATCTCATGATCATGGAAAATGTCAACTATCGACGCGACGTGTTAGCGGTGTTGAACATGGTCAAACAGAACGTATTCGGCGAGATGCTTCATTACCGATGCGGGTATCAGCACGACCTCCGTGGGGTGTTGCTGAACGATGGTAAGGATGCCTACGGCAAGGGCGTGGAATTCGGGGAGAAGGGCATCTCGGAATCCAAGTGGCGCACCCAGCATTCGGTCTTGCGCAATGCCGATGTGTATCCTACCCACGGTTTGGGACCTGTTGCCGAGATGGCGGACATCAACAGGGGAAACCGCTTCCTTTCCCTGACCTCCCATGCCACTAAGGCGAGGGGACTCCATAACTATATCGTAGAGCACGGCGGGAAAGATCATCCCAATGCGAAAGTCCGCTTTAAAATGGGCGATGTCATTACCAGTACCATTGAGACCGCCAACGGCGAGACCATTATTGTGACTCACGATACGACCCTTCCCCGACCCTATTCCCTCGGCTTCCGCGTTCAAGGCACCAAAGGTCTTTGGGAAGTGGACGGTAACCGGATTTATGTCGAGGGAAAATCGGAACCCCACAAATGGGAGGATGCCGACCCCTGGCTAAAAAAATACGACCATCCACTTTGGCAAAAATATGGAGAGCATGCCCTCGGAGCGGGGCACGGGGGAATGGACTTCTTTGTCGACCACGCCTTTGTCGAATCGGCCAAGCTCAATGTTGCTCCCCCGATGGACGCCTACGACGCCGCGGCCTGGAGTGCCGTAACCCCCTTGTCGGAAGCATCCATCGCCAACAATGGCGAACCCCAGGATTTTCCTGATTTTACCAGGGGCAACTGGATAAAAAGAAAGCCGTACGATTGGATGAAGGATACCTATTAA
- a CDS encoding sulfatase family protein — protein sequence MRKFWTTAHLRFPYAAIIILFLISGCQSKEKQKQTEKEEPQPPNIVIIYADDLGYGELGAYGATELETPNLDRLANGGMRFTNGYASSATCTPSRYALLTGTYPWRNKSAKILPGTAPLIIDTAQMTIPKMLKQQGYRTGIVGKWHLGLGDGNVNWNERIAPGPNEVGFDRSYIMAATQDRVPTVYIQNGEVVNLDPDDPIQVDYAKNFEGQPTGKDNPGMLKMKWHHGHNNSIVNGIPRIGFMKGGESAKWVDEDMADTFLAEAQKYVTAEKEGPFFLYYALQQPHVPRTPHPRFVGASGMGPRGDVIVEADHMVGEFINTLENGGLLENTLIIFSSDNGPVLNDGYYDDAVEKLGGHEPAGPLRGGKYSLFEAGTRVPFITYWKGRIEPGVSGALVSQLDLLGSLADLVGSDVEGEDSKGLLDVFLGKSDEGREQVVLEATGRTAFRQGDWAMIPPYDGRAVNTFVNIELGNADDYQLYNLKDDLGQQKNLAESNPEKLKEMIAAYRAVRGEGAEQVEELELK from the coding sequence ATGCGAAAATTTTGGACCACTGCACACCTGCGATTCCCATATGCGGCAATCATTATACTTTTTTTGATTTCCGGATGCCAATCCAAGGAAAAACAAAAACAGACCGAGAAAGAGGAGCCCCAACCCCCGAACATCGTCATCATCTACGCCGACGATCTGGGTTATGGCGAGCTGGGCGCCTACGGGGCCACCGAACTCGAGACCCCGAATCTGGACAGGCTCGCGAACGGCGGCATGCGCTTTACCAACGGGTATGCCTCCTCGGCGACCTGTACCCCGAGCCGCTACGCGCTGCTGACGGGCACCTACCCCTGGCGGAACAAAAGCGCCAAGATCCTTCCGGGCACGGCACCGCTGATCATCGATACGGCGCAGATGACGATTCCGAAAATGTTGAAACAGCAGGGCTACAGGACGGGAATCGTCGGAAAATGGCATCTGGGACTGGGCGACGGGAACGTCAACTGGAACGAACGCATCGCCCCCGGCCCCAACGAGGTCGGCTTCGACCGGAGCTATATCATGGCGGCCACGCAGGACCGGGTGCCGACCGTTTACATCCAAAACGGCGAGGTGGTCAACCTGGATCCCGACGACCCCATACAGGTCGATTACGCAAAGAATTTCGAGGGGCAGCCCACGGGCAAGGACAATCCCGGGATGCTGAAGATGAAATGGCACCACGGGCACAATAACAGCATCGTGAACGGCATTCCCCGCATCGGCTTTATGAAGGGCGGGGAATCGGCGAAGTGGGTAGACGAGGACATGGCCGACACCTTTCTGGCCGAGGCCCAAAAGTACGTAACGGCGGAGAAGGAGGGACCCTTCTTTTTGTACTACGCCCTGCAGCAGCCGCACGTACCGCGCACCCCGCATCCCCGGTTCGTCGGGGCATCGGGCATGGGCCCTAGGGGCGACGTGATCGTGGAGGCCGATCATATGGTCGGCGAGTTCATAAATACCCTGGAGAACGGGGGACTGCTGGAAAACACCCTGATCATCTTCTCCAGTGACAACGGTCCCGTGCTGAACGACGGCTACTACGACGATGCCGTTGAGAAGTTGGGTGGCCACGAACCGGCGGGACCTTTGCGGGGCGGAAAGTACAGCCTGTTCGAGGCCGGAACCCGGGTGCCGTTCATCACCTATTGGAAGGGCCGTATCGAGCCCGGGGTGTCCGGTGCCCTGGTCTCCCAGCTGGACCTGCTCGGTTCCCTGGCCGACCTGGTGGGCAGCGACGTAGAAGGGGAGGACAGCAAGGGTCTGTTGGACGTTTTCCTAGGGAAATCCGACGAGGGCCGGGAGCAGGTCGTGCTGGAGGCCACCGGCCGCACGGCCTTCCGGCAGGGCGATTGGGCCATGATCCCGCCCTACGACGGCCGTGCGGTCAATACGTTCGTGAACATCGAACTGGGCAACGCGGACGACTACCAGCTCTACAACCTCAAGGACGACCTCGGCCAGCAGAAGAACTTGGCGGAATCCAATCCCGAAAAATTAAAGGAAATGATCGCTGCCTACCGAGCGGTTCGCGGAGAGGGGGCCGAACAGGTGGAGGAACTGGAGCTGAAGTAA
- a CDS encoding SusC/RagA family TonB-linked outer membrane protein: protein MQDQTITGMVLDGNDQPLPGASIVEKGTSNGTQTDFDGNFELQVTDENAVLVISYIGFATQEIPLSGQTSITVSLQEDAANLDEVVVIGYGTQKKSDLTGAVGSVKSEELAERPAASMNQAMAGKVSGVNVTSGSGRPGGRTVVRIRGNTSVSIANTPLYVVDGVILNSVSLPNGSTPIDYMNPNDIESIEVLKDASATAIYGARGANGVILVSTKRGTSAGGRVNYDVDFSLGTLPKKLELLNSEEFLRVEEIAYANAEKYDPAGWAGGAYTDPRTKRTDPRLFDAEGNPLYNTDWQDEAIRASFSQNHQLSFTGGNEKGTYGLFMGFRDEEGLIVESWLKRYSGRFTMDTDINDWLKVGGSLSYNDQNEKQIDQLGGGGITTMRQVFEALPIIPVRYADGSWGSNIDYPGMEGGGSPVAVANDRRYFLKTQTVLGNFYSNIALHKNLQLRTTIGANIINQRNDYYGGRDLRYIARPDGAAYVDNSRYNSWQFENYLTYNKDFNSDNSLTAMLGLSWQHIDEFESRASTRGFADDFYGFNNLGAGSNPQTPTSSRVAYGLNSYFGRVNYSYKNKYLLTLTGRADGSSKFGPENQFAFFPSAALAWRVSGEDFLSQNETISNLKLRASYGATGNSEIPAYRALAGLQSGTVIFAGDRAPYTVPQRMANPDLRWEKTEQVDVGLELGLLNNRIALEVDLYRKLTSDMLLDAPVPATSGFTNVYRNVGSMENKGVEVSLNTINIDNELFGWSSNFNISINKNEVTALSGGSDIFLGSTLIRVGEPVSTFYGYIDEGTWNTDEADQAAIYDRLPGDIKYRDLNDDGAINSDDRAIIGKGIPDGFGTFSNTFRYGNLELLVDLQFQYGNSVMYRDEHSAEDRQTIANSFKTVLNAWTPDNQDTHIAQIRPIAAGYDTHNDSGKLKDASFLRGRNLMLSYNFKPELVKRLHLNRLRLYTSVQNFFVVTDYPGYDPESSNGGGTFDQGFSLYDYPRPRTFVLGLNVGL, encoded by the coding sequence CTGCAAGATCAGACCATCACAGGTATGGTTCTTGACGGAAACGACCAGCCCTTGCCCGGTGCAAGTATCGTTGAAAAAGGCACGTCGAACGGAACCCAGACCGATTTCGATGGGAACTTTGAGCTGCAGGTAACGGACGAAAATGCAGTATTGGTCATTTCCTATATCGGATTTGCCACCCAGGAAATTCCACTTTCGGGACAGACATCCATAACAGTATCCTTACAGGAAGATGCTGCCAATCTCGATGAGGTCGTGGTCATCGGTTATGGTACCCAGAAAAAAAGTGACCTTACCGGTGCTGTCGGATCTGTTAAGTCCGAAGAACTGGCCGAAAGACCTGCAGCCTCTATGAACCAAGCCATGGCCGGAAAAGTTTCCGGGGTGAACGTAACCTCGGGTTCAGGGCGGCCTGGAGGGAGAACCGTGGTTCGAATTAGAGGAAATACTTCCGTAAGTATTGCCAATACGCCGCTCTATGTGGTCGATGGGGTAATACTTAATTCCGTTAGCCTTCCCAATGGTAGCACACCTATCGACTACATGAACCCCAATGACATTGAGTCTATTGAAGTTTTAAAAGACGCTTCCGCTACCGCCATTTACGGCGCAAGGGGTGCGAACGGGGTCATATTGGTCAGTACTAAACGAGGTACTTCGGCCGGTGGCCGCGTTAATTACGATGTAGATTTTAGTCTTGGCACGCTACCCAAAAAGCTGGAATTGTTGAATTCCGAAGAGTTTTTGAGGGTTGAGGAAATTGCGTATGCGAACGCCGAAAAATATGACCCGGCCGGATGGGCTGGAGGGGCCTATACCGATCCTCGAACAAAACGGACCGACCCACGTTTATTCGATGCCGAGGGCAACCCGCTTTACAATACCGATTGGCAAGATGAGGCCATAAGGGCCTCTTTCTCCCAAAACCACCAACTTTCTTTTACAGGAGGAAACGAGAAGGGTACTTATGGCCTGTTTATGGGCTTTCGTGACGAAGAGGGTCTAATCGTTGAGTCTTGGTTGAAACGCTATTCGGGTAGATTTACCATGGATACCGACATCAATGACTGGTTGAAAGTCGGGGGTAGTTTAAGTTATAACGATCAAAACGAAAAGCAGATCGACCAGCTTGGCGGCGGGGGCATAACCACCATGCGCCAGGTATTTGAAGCTTTGCCTATTATCCCAGTCCGTTATGCCGACGGAAGCTGGGGCTCCAATATCGATTATCCTGGCATGGAAGGGGGCGGTAGTCCGGTTGCAGTAGCCAATGACCGCAGGTATTTCCTTAAGACCCAAACCGTTTTGGGGAACTTCTATAGTAATATTGCCCTTCATAAAAACTTGCAATTGCGGACCACTATCGGGGCCAATATCATCAATCAGAGAAATGATTATTACGGAGGTCGGGACCTAAGGTATATTGCAAGGCCGGACGGTGCGGCATATGTCGACAACTCCCGGTACAACTCATGGCAGTTTGAAAACTATTTGACCTATAACAAAGATTTTAATAGTGATAACTCGTTAACGGCCATGTTAGGACTTTCTTGGCAGCATATAGATGAATTCGAATCAAGAGCATCTACTAGAGGTTTTGCCGATGACTTTTATGGCTTTAACAACCTTGGGGCCGGATCCAACCCACAGACCCCGACCTCCAGCAGAGTTGCTTACGGACTCAATTCTTATTTTGGCCGGGTCAATTACAGCTATAAGAATAAATATCTCTTGACCTTGACCGGAAGGGCCGACGGTTCTTCGAAATTCGGTCCCGAAAATCAATTTGCGTTTTTCCCGTCGGCGGCATTGGCATGGCGGGTTTCAGGGGAAGATTTTCTATCCCAGAACGAAACGATATCCAATTTAAAACTGCGAGCCAGCTACGGGGCAACGGGTAACTCAGAAATTCCTGCATATAGGGCCTTGGCGGGACTACAAAGTGGCACTGTAATCTTTGCGGGTGACCGTGCCCCTTACACTGTTCCACAGCGTATGGCCAATCCCGATCTGCGATGGGAGAAAACCGAGCAGGTAGATGTCGGACTTGAACTGGGTCTTCTCAACAACCGAATTGCCCTAGAGGTCGATCTGTACCGAAAATTGACTTCGGACATGCTGCTCGATGCGCCTGTTCCCGCTACAAGTGGCTTTACCAATGTATATAGAAACGTGGGCAGTATGGAGAACAAAGGGGTTGAAGTTAGCTTGAACACCATCAATATTGACAATGAGCTTTTTGGATGGAGCAGTAATTTCAATATTTCCATCAATAAGAACGAAGTAACCGCGCTATCCGGGGGTTCCGATATCTTTTTGGGCTCTACGCTTATTCGAGTCGGGGAACCCGTGAGTACCTTCTACGGATATATCGACGAGGGTACCTGGAATACGGATGAAGCCGATCAAGCTGCTATTTATGATAGGCTGCCAGGTGATATCAAATACCGTGACCTTAACGATGATGGAGCAATCAACAGCGATGACCGGGCTATAATCGGAAAAGGTATTCCAGATGGTTTCGGAACTTTTTCCAATACGTTTAGATATGGTAACCTTGAGCTTCTGGTCGACCTACAGTTCCAGTACGGCAATAGTGTGATGTACCGTGACGAACACTCGGCCGAAGATCGTCAAACTATCGCGAACAGTTTCAAAACGGTCTTAAATGCTTGGACTCCGGACAATCAAGATACCCATATCGCCCAAATTAGGCCGATTGCCGCTGGTTATGATACCCATAACGATTCCGGGAAATTGAAAGATGCATCGTTCTTAAGAGGTCGAAATCTCATGCTGTCCTATAATTTTAAACCTGAATTGGTCAAGCGCCTGCATTTAAACCGTCTTAGATTATATACTTCGGTGCAAAATTTCTTTGTAGTCACAGATTATCCGGGGTACGACCCTGAAAGTTCCAATGGCGGCGGCACCTTCGATCAGGGCTTCTCTCTATATGACTATCCAAGACCACGTACTTTTGTGCTCGGTTTAAATGTGGGACTATAA